The Bradyrhizobium sp. CCBAU 051011 DNA segment TCGCCCGGACGGCGGACCTGGCCGTGAGCCACCGGCTCTTGATACTCGTTACTTTCAGGCCGGAATTCAGACCGCCCTTGACTGGACGGCCGCACGTGACTGAGCTGACCCTCAATCGGCTGGCGCCGCGCGACATCGATTTCCTGATCGAGGGAGTCGTCGGCAACCGATCGCTGCCGGCGGGCATCCGCCAGGACATTATCGAGCGCACCGACGGCATTCCACTGTTCGCCGAGGAGATGACCAAAGCGGTGCTGGACGCTGAGGGTGAGAGTGATGTGCAGCGGACCTTTGCGGGGACGCCGACGCCTGTCGTGGCGGTTCCGGCGAGCCTGCAGGCTTCTCTGATGTCGCGGCTCGACCGGCTCGGCCCGGCGAAAGACATCGCGCAGGTCGGCGCGGCGATCGGCCGGGCATTTTCCCACATGTTGCTGGCTGCGCTTGTGCGAAAGCCAAAGGAAGAACTGGACTCCGACCTCGAACGGCTCGTTGCGGCGGGTCTGCTGTTTCGACACGGCACCCCGCCGCATGCGAGCTACCTGTTCAAGCATGCGCTGGTGCAGGACGTTGCCTACAATACGCTGCTGCGAGAGCCGAGGCGCGCGCTGCATGCGCGCATCGCCGAAATCCTTGAAAGCCAGTTCCCGGAAATAGCCGATAGCCAGCCCGAACTACTCGCTCGTCACTACACAAAGGCCGACCTGATCGAGAAGTCAGCGCGGCTGTGGGGCAAGGCGGGACAGCGGTCACAGGAGCGCTCGGCGCTGATCGAAGCAGCAGAACAGCTTGACCAGGCTCTGGCGCAAATAGCAACGTTGCCCAGCACGCCCGACCTGCGGCGCGAGCAGATCATCCTGCAAGTTGCGCTCTTGAACACGCTGATGCATGTCAAGGGATACGGCGCGCCCGAAACCAAGACTGCCGTGGCGCAGGCGAGGGCGTTTATCGAGCAAGCGGAACAGCTTGGAGAGTCTCCCGATGACCCCTCGTTGCTGCTCTCAACCCTCTTTGGGCAGTGGATCGTCAATTTCATAAACTTTAATGGTGACGTTGCGCGCGAGCTCGCGGCGCGGTTTCTGGCGCTCGGCGAGAACGAGGGGGCGGCGGTGCCGCGCATGATCGGGCACCGCACCATGGCGAGTACGCTCGCGCTGAGGGGAGACCTCGTGGGAGCGAAGGTGCACTACAACGAAGCCCTCGCCCTCTATCGTCCTGCCGAGCACCGCCGATTGATGACGCGATTTGGCCAGGACCTGCGGGTGACGTGCCTGGCCTTCCGTTCAATGGCCTCATGGCTGCTCGGCTATCCCCAGGCTGCGCTGAACGACGCAGACTGCGCGCTGATGGAAGCGCGCCAGATCGATCATGCGGCCACGTTGATGTTTACGCTGAATTTTCCGATCCTTGTTAATACCTATTGCGGGAATTACCACGCGGCAAATACGCATCTCAAAGAGCTTGTCGCGCTGGCGGAGGAGAAGAGCGCTCCGTTCCGGAAAGCGGAAGGCGTGTTGCGGCGGGGCTATATCCTGACCCTGACGGGAGCCGCGAAAGCGGTCGAGACCGTCTCGACGGGTATTGATCTATGGCGGTCGGCCGGATCGACGATATTTACGCCGGAGCAGGAGTTCATGCTGGCAATTGCGCATGCGGATTCGGGCCAATTCGATGATGCCTGGCGCTGCGTCGGCAACGCAATGACAGCGATGCGGGAAACCAAGGAAAGATGGTGCGAGGCTGAGGTTCATCGTGTCGCCGGTGAAATCGCGCTCAGATGGCCGCAGCGGGACGAGGCGAAGGCGCAAGCGTATTTCGAGCATTCCCTGGCCATTGCGCGAGCGCAGCATGCAAAATCGTGGGAATTGCGCGCGGCCACCAGCTCGGCGCGGCTCTTGAACTGTCAGGGCAAACGGAAAATGGCACGTGACCTTCTCGCGCCCATCTACGATTGGTTCACCGAAGGCTTTGACACCAGCGATCTGCGAAAGGCCAAGGCCTTGCTCGGCGAGATCAGTTGAAGGCGCCTTCGGTCATCAACGAGCCGGTCGCCACCGCGGATGATTTAGGTTTCATTCATCGTACTTATTAGAGTTCGATTCAAATTTTCCGTTCATGATCGCCGCGTTTCTCGCGGCATTTCATTTTTGATCGGCAGCTCCAACACGGCTCGCGTTGCTACGGAAGCATTGTCATGGCGATCGCTGGTGCAGCGTTTCGTGCTCAGGATTCTTGCGGACTTCTAACCGGGCGGCTGCATTCCGCCAGCTTGAAATCGCACGCCCCAAAGTTGCTGGCCGCCTGCGCTGTCCTGTTCTCGATCTCGGTCGCCGGTTGCGCGCGCAATCCCGCGCCGCGTGAATTCAATCCAGCCCAGCGCGAAGTCAAAGCATCTCCCACCCGTGCGGTCGTGCGCGCCCGCCGCCCCTCTGAACAGCGTCGATATTCGGAGCCAAGAATTCGGCGGCCGGACCCGGCGCTGCTTTCCCCACAGCCTGCGCCCGATTGCGAGTTCAAAATATCCGACCTGAAGACCGTGGATCCGGATCGGTGGGCCCGCTTGAAGGTCGAGTACGAGCGACAGTGCTATCAGGATGCAGAGAAGGCTGCGCGCGACCGCCTGATCTTGCTGCAGGCGTCAGCTACGTGCGAAATCGAGCCGGCTCGACAGCGAACGCCAGTCCGGTAGCAACCCAGGGTAGCCAGCGCCTCACCGCCGACTGCGTGTCGGTTGCGCTTCGCATGACCCGTGCACAGGTGCGGCGCGCACTTCTAGATTGTGCTCAGCATCCACTGTCGAGGCGTAAGCCCTGTGTCTTCCAGATGACAATGGTGTGGCGTTCGTCCTTAATTTTGTCGTTCTTTTGCCGTGCCGCCGTTTCACGTTTTCGCCGGTGGGATTCGATTTTACTGTGCTTTGCTGGGGAGGAATTGAAGAGTATTAACTTTTTAGAGAGTAGTTATGAAAACTCTTTACGATATTGTTGGCGCACTTCCGGACGACGACGCGGAAGATTTGCGAGTTGCATTTCGCAAGGCCGTTAAGGCGAACCATCCTGACCTCAATCCCGGTAATCCGGAAGCTGCACACACGTTTCGGCGGATCGTGCGTGCTAACGCCATTCTGAGCGATCAACGGCAACGAGAGGCCTATGATCGGCTGCTCGAGGCCGCGCGCCGGCAGCAGCGCCAGAAGCCAAAGCGCAGTGCCTTCGCCGCCGCCATCCGCAGGCTCGGCGTTGACGCGATGGCGAGTGCGGTTGCGGCGACAGTGTTTATCGGTGGCTACCTGCTACTTAAGCCTGTGGAAAGGCTGCCGCTCGCTTCCGCAGCGGTGACTGAGATATCCAGGTACGAACCAGTGCAAACAGTCGCCGGCAGATCGACCGAACTATCTTCACAGGAGCGAGCCAGCCCAGGCGACAAGCTTGAAGATGTCGGGGCGGACCTGAATCCGCAGGACCTCAAAGAGCCGACCAAGGTGGCCAGCGTTTCACCTGCGGTGACGACAGGCAGTGCTTCTGCTGCAAGAGATGTTGTCCCGACTACTGACTCGAAGCCCAAAGACGTCAAATATTATCGCGAACGAGGCAGCTCGGCATATCGTAGCGGGGATCTGTACATCGCTTTGGCCAATTTCGATCTGGCGATCCAGCAGGATCCCGCTTGTTCGGACTGCTATGTTGATCGCGGGATTGTCCTGCACCGTATGGGCGATCAGAAGGGTGCATTTTCCGATGTGGCCGAAGCCAAGCGCATTGATGCCTTGAGTAGAAGCAAGCCTGTTTCCGACGCCGGTACGCGCTAACGGGTTTGCGCAGCGCGCGGCCCGATGACCGGCTCTCTCGTAACCTGCCGGCGCTTCTCAAACAGAATGGCGGATGGTGTTTCCGCCTTCCATCGCTGGTCCACGCCTGCGCGCCCGCCCGGCGCATTGCTGTGCCGCGTCCCTGGCATCTGGACATGGGCAGGCCGCATTGTCCAAGATCGCCGGCTAAACAGCGGAGGCGCCGATGCCGATCATCGATTCACAGGTTCATGCCTATGAGGCGAACAGTCCGAAGCGGCCCTGGCACACCGTGCCGAACTGGCCCGATCACGTCACGGGTGACGAGATGGTGGCGGCGATGGACAAGGTTGGCGTCGACGGCGCGATCTTCATCTCGGCGTTTTCGTTGTACCGCTACGACGCCAGCTATGCCGTGGAAGTGCAGCGGGCGCATCCGGGCCGGCTCGCCATCGTCAAGCCGGTCGATCCTGATGATGCCGGTGTGGCCGACGTTGTCGCCGAATGGAAGAAGACGCCGGGTGCGGTCGGAATCCGCATCATGCTGAGGAAGGAGGCGGCGCGCGCGCCTGACGATCCCGGCCTCGACCGGATCGCGCGCGCGGCGGTTCGCCATGATTTTCCGGTCAACCTGCTGTGCTGGGACAATCTGGACGCGGGCAGGGTGCTGATCGATCGCCATCCAGACACGCGCTTCATCATCGACCATCTCGGCATCCTGCAGCCACGCGTGCCGCCGGCGCCGCCTGAGCCGTGGGCCGACCTTCCGAAGGTGCTGGACCTCGCCAGGCGGCCGAACGCCGTGATCAAGGTCAGCGGTGCCTGCACGCTGTCGCGCGAGCCGTATCCTTATCCCGATATCTGGGACCCGCTGGCCCGCGTGTTCGATGCCTGGGGTTTCGATCGCTGCCTGTGGGGCACGGACTGGACGCGCGCGTTCGCCGTCGTCAATTACGAGCAGGCCGTCGAGCCTTTCCTCAAGACGAGCCGCTTGAGCGACACCGAGCGGGCGATGCTGATGGGCGGCGCCTGCGCCAGGGCCTATGGCTGGTGGCCGAAGAAGGGTTAGTGTGAGGCCAACGCCGTCTGACCGGCAATCTCGTCGGCTCGCCAGCAGCGGACCGAGTGCCCGTCAGGCCGCGTTTCAAGCGGCGGCACAGGCTCACGATGGCACACGGCTTCCGCGTAACGACAGCGCGGACTGAACGCACATCCCTCTGGCGGACTGAGCGGATTGGGAAGCTCGCCCTTTGTCGTCGCGAGCGGTGCATGGCGTAGCGGATCGGGAATGGCGGCGATAAGGGTTCGCGTATACGGGTGCGCCGGCCGTTCGAAGATTTCGCGCCAGTCGCCTGTCTCGACAATGCGGCCGAGATACATGACGGCGACCCTGTCGCTCATGTGCTCGACAACGCCGAGGTCGTGGCTGATCATGATGTAGGAGAGGCCGAGAGTTTCCTTCAATTCCAGCAGCAGATTGATGATCTGGGCACGGATAGAGACATCCAGCGCCGATACAGGTTCGTCGCAGATGACAATCTTGGGATTGAGGATCAGCGCGCGAGCGATGCCGATGCGCTGACGCTGGCCTCCCGAGAATTCATGCGGGTAGCGGCCAGCTTGTTCGGGCCGGAGGCCCACGTGCCTGAGCATCGTCGCGACGCGTTCCTCGATCTCGCTTTTGGCCGTCACACCATGCAGGCGCAACGGGGCTTCAAGCGTGCGACGAACGGTCTGACGTGGATTGAGGGAGGCGTAGGGATCCTGAAACACGATTTGTACGATGCGGGCCAATGCTTTGCGATCGCCCGACTGCCGGCCCGTCACGACCTGCCCGTCCAGCACGATGCGGCCTCGCGTCGGCATCTGCAGGCCAAGTATCGAAAGCGCGACAGTGGATTTGCCACAACCGGACTCGCCAACGAGACCAAGGCATTCACCGCGCTTCAGTTCGAGATCGATGCCGTCGACCGCGCGCAACAGCCGCCGGCCGCCGCCCAGCAAGCCGCCACCAACCGGAAAATGGACCGCGAGATCCTCCACGCTGAGGATGACATCGTCACCAAATCTTCCCGCAGGCTCATGCATGGTGATGGCACCTGACGAATCCGCCTGCACCGAGCAACGTCGTCTCCGGCGCGGTGGTCCGGCAAATGTCGGTCGCCCGCGTGCAACGCGGATTGAACCGGCAGCCGCTCGGGAAATCCGCGATTGCCGGCACGACGCCCGCGATCTCCCTGAGCCGCGTTCGGCCCAGTGCTGCGCGACTCCCCAGCCGCGGCAGCGAGTCGACCAGGCCTTGCGTATAGGGATGCGCGCATGCGCGGAAGATATCGGCCGAGCCGCGCTCCTCGACAATGCGACCGGCATACATGACGGCGACGCGGCGGCAGACATTGGCAACCAGGCCCAGATCGTGGCTGATCATCAAAATAGCCGTACCTCTTTCGGCGCATAAATTCCGCATCAGCTCGATGATCTCCGCTTGCACCGTCACGTCGAGCGCGGTTGTCGGCTCGTCGGCGATCAGAAGATCAGGCCCACATGCGAGTGCGATGGCGATCATCACGCGTTGACGCATGCCGCCCGAAAGCTGGTGCGGGTAATCGTTCACCCGCCGCTCGGGTGCAGGGACGCGGACGCTCGCGAGCGCCTCGACGGCCAGTTGGTTTGCTTCCCGCCAGCTCTTGCCCTTGTGCAGCACGAACATTTCGGCGATCTGCCGGCCAACGGGCGAGACCGGATTAAGCGCCGTCATCGGCTCCTGGAAGATCATGGCGATGCGATGGCCGCGCAGCGCGCGTTGCTCGGCCGCCGGTAGTCCCTGGATCTCCCGGCCCTCAAATCGTATGGCGCCGGCGCCGATCGAAAGCGGCTGGCGCAACAGGCCGATCAGCGCGAGCGCCGTAATACTCTTGCCGCTGCCGGATTCGCCGACAAGGCCGAATGTCTCGCCACGATCGATGCGGAACGAAACATCCTCGACCGCCGCAACATGGCTCGATCCGACATCGAGATCGATGCGCAGATCTTCGACTTCGATCAGGGGAGGGCCCGTCATGTGCGCCGGCTCCGCGACTGTGGATCGAGAATGTCACGCAAGCCATCGCCGAGCAGATTGAGGCCGAGCACCGTCAGGAATATGGCGAGGCCCGGGAAAATCGAGAGCCACGGCGCCGTTGTGATCTGGTCGCGGGCCTCCGACAGCATGCTGCCCCAGCTTGGATAGGGCGGGCGGATTCCGAGGCCAAGGAACGAAAGTGCGGCTTCGGCCAATACCGCGCCGCCCATGCCCAGCGTGCCGATCACAATGATGGGTCCCAGCATGTTCGGCAGCAGCTGTGTGATCATGATGCGCAAATCGCCGTAGCCGAGCACCCTTGCGGCCTGCACATAGCCCTGGCTCTTGAGCGAGAGCGTCGAGGCACGTGCGATCCGGCAAGTGAACGACCAGTTGGTCAGCCCGAGCGCGATCAGCAGGCTGGTCAGGCCGGGTCCAAGCACCGCCATGATGGCAAGCGCGAAGATCAGCGAGGGGATCGCGAGCATGAGGTTGGTCAGCCCATTGACGAAGTCGTCCCACCAGCCGCCCCAATAACCCGCGGTCAGGCCCAGCGTCACGCCGATGACGCTGTTGACCAACTGCGAGACGATGCCGACCGTCAGCGAGATCCGCGCGCCGTGCACGACGCGGGAGTAAATGTCGCGGCCCTGCGCATCGGTGCCGAACCACCAGATCCAGCTCGGCGGCTCTTCCGCATTCATGAGATTGGCGTCCATGACAGGATCGGTATGCGCCAGCCAGGGCGCGAACAGGCCGACGAAGATCGCAAGCGCGAACAACGCCCCGCCGATGATGAGACTGGCTCCGAGCTTCATCGCGGTCGCCCTGCCGCGGCAGGCGGTTCAGTCAATCGCGCACGGGCGTGATGGAGCCAATCACCGCTCATGCGTATCTGATCCTGGGATCGATCACGCCATAGAGCACGTCAATCAACATATTGGTCGCGAGAAAGAACAGCACCACAACGAAAATAGAGCCTTGGACGGCAGGAATGTCGCGCTGCAGCACACTGTCGACGAGCAGCGAACCGATGCCCGGCCAGGAGAACAATTTCTCGACCACGACCGCCTGGCCCATCAACGCGCCGAATTGCAGGCCGATCGTCGTGAGAATGATGACGAGGGCATTGCGCATCACATGCCACTTCACGACTCGGGTCTCGCTCATGCCCTTCGAGCGCGCCGTCCGAACGAAATCCGCGGTCATGATCTCGAGAACCGCGGCGCGCGTCGTCCGTGCCAGCAGCGCCATAGGCGAGACGCCGAGTGTCACCGCAGGCAGGATCAGATATTTGAGCCCCCCATCGCCATAGCCAAAACTCGGCAGCCAGCCGAGTTTCAACGCAAACAGGTACATTAGCAGCAGCCCCAGCCAGAACTTGGCCATCGAAAGGCCCGACACCGCCAAGACCATCGAGATCGTGTCGACGATGCTGCCCGGTCTTAGCGCTGCGATGAAGCCGAGCGGTACGCCGATCACAATCGAAAACGTCATGGCGGCGAATATCAATTGCAGCGTCGGCCACATCCGTTTGGCGAGCATGGTCGTGACCGGCTCGCGCGTCCGGAACGACGTCCCCAAATCCCCCGTCGCGAGCTTGGCAATGTAGGCGCCGAAGCGGACGTAGACGGGATCGTCGAGTCCGAGCTGCTTTTTCATGCGCTCCACGACCTGCGGGTCGGTCGGACCCCGGCCGTCATCGTTCATGCTCGATACGATGCTGCCCGGAACGACGCTGAACAGCACAAAGATCACCAGCACCACAGCCAGCACGGTCGGAACGGTTTGCAGGATTCGACGGATCAGGAAGGCGAGCATTGGAACTGTTCCTCCCTCCCGCCATCGTTTTTTGCGATGGAGGGAGGGTGAGCGCGCGCGTCACTTCGCGGGCGAGGTTTCATCGACCCAGAGGTCTTCGACGTTTTGATGGGTCAGTTCCGTCGCATTCAACTGAACACCCTTGAGCCACGGCTGCACCGCCATGACCGCCTTGTTGTAGTTGAAGAACCAGACCGGCGCTTCGTCATAGAGCAGGGCATTGGCTTTTTGCAGCAGCTGGACGCGCTTGGCGGAATCGTCGGTCTGCCCGGCCTCATCGATCATCTTGTCGAAGTCCGCGTTCTTGAAGGCCGTGTAGTTGCAGGCCGATTGCGGTGTCGATGAATGGAAGCACTTCAGCGCCGCCTGGGGATCCGGACCTGTCGCCATGGAATAGACATAGGCCTGGAAGTCGCCCTTCTTAATTGCCTCCGCCAGCACCGCGGTCTCGACCTGCTTGACCTTCACCTTGATGCCTACCCGGTCCAGCATCGGGATAATGGCCTCGACGATCGGCAGGCCCCAGCTTTCATTCTGACTGGTCGTCCATTCGAATTCAAAGCCTGTGGGATAGCCGGCGTCGGCGAGCAACTGCTTTGCTTTCGCGGGATCGAAGGCGTAGGGCTTCATGGCCTTGTCGTAGAGCGGCGAGGTCGGGGTCAGAGGCAGCCAGCTCGTGGCGCGATAGGCCTTGTTCTTGACCAGCTTGCTGATGATCAGGTCGGTATCGATCGCGTGGTTGATCGCCTGCCGGACCCGCTTGTCGGCGAACGGCTTGAATGCCGGGTTCATCCCCATGTGACGCGTGAAGACCTCGGCGACTTCAGCGATAGTACCCTTGAGGTTGGGGTCGGCCTGATAGGCGACATACTGCGCCGGCCCGAGCACCGAGGTGTCGATTTCCTTGTTGCGGAAGGCGACATCGCGCGCCGCGGCTTCGCCCATGATCGAGACGATGAGCTTGTCGGCATACGGCTTGCCGGGCTTGTAGAACCGGTCCCATCGCTCGAGGACGACGCGCGATCCCGGCACGTGCTCGACAAACTTGAATGGCCCAAGGCCGATCGGTTTCTGGATGAAGCCTTCCTTGGCACCCTCATCGGCGGGATAGACCGAGGTCAGCGCGGTGAAGAAATAGAAACCTGGATCGACTTTCTCGGTCAGCTTCATTTCGAGCGTGAAGTCGTCGATCTTCTTTAAGCCCGAGATTTCCTTGGCCTGGCCCTTCTCGACCTCGGCCGCGCCCTCGATCACGCGGACAAAACGCGCGCCGGGATAGGCCTTGGTGCCGTCCATGATGCGATTGAAGCTCCAGATGACGTCGTCAGCCGTCATCCTGCGACCGTGGTGGAAATAAGCGTCGTCGCGCAGCTTGAAGGTATGAACAAGTCCTCCACCGGAGACGATGACCTCCTTAGCAAGCTCCGGAACCGGTTTGCCCTCCGCGGAGTCCCAAATGTAGAGCGACCGATGCAGGCCCTTGGCGACTATCTCGTCCTGGGCGCGCTGTGTCGTATGAATGTCCATGCTGGTGAAACTCGAGCCATAGGGCGCCGTCATGCGAATGGTTCCGCCCTTGCGCGGTGTCTGGGCTTCCGCCGTGGCGGAGAGCGCCAGTCCCAAACCAGCCACGATCGCAATCTTCTTGAACATCATTGTTCTCCCCCGCAGTGCACGAGTATTCCGATCAGCGAGTTGACCACTCGCAGCATGTCGAGCGCAAGATCCTCGTTTCGCGTTGATGGCGATCGGACCAATACTTGTGCAGCGTCAAGGCGAGGCCTGGACGACCATGGAAAGGTAGACCGTGGTGCTGGTCCGAGGTGTCGTGGGCAGCCTCGCTACGGCGGACCAGACGCCAGCCCGCCCCGCGCCGTAGCCGGAGTCAGCTCAAGGTTGCCGCAACCGACGGGCGCTCCACAAAAAAACAACAATCCGGTCAACTAATAGCGGTTGCATCGAGGGACATGTCATGGTGCACCGCACCGACATCGCCAGAGGCAGCATGGGGCAGGCCGGCCCACGCAACGGTCGCATGTGCCGCCGTGCACTGAATAGTGCACTCCTCGAAAACAAATCCTTCGCCCGAACCGCTGCCCGCTTCTCACCCAGGCGACAAGAAGTGCTGCCGTCTCCTCACGACGGTCGTTCCGCCCGTCCACGCCATCTAGCTCTAACTCCTGACCCTATGAGGCTTTGACAACAGAGTATCCCTTGCAAGGGTCGCGAGAAAATTCGGCCCAACAAACAACTACAAAGGGAGGACGCAGATGATTTTCCATGAACGATATGTCGTCGGCTGTGCCGCGCTGGCGGCGGCTGCCCTGGTCGCGGCCTCGCCAACGCGCGCTCAAGTGCCGACGCAGCCGCAAGAGGCGGCCCTGAATGCCGAGGCGGCCCAGAACGACTGGCCGACCTATCACGGCACCTACAAGTCCTACCATTACAGCGGCCTCGACCAGATCAATACCGGCAACGTCAAGAATCTCGAAGTCGCCTGGATGCATTTTCCCGAGCGCGCCACCCGCGGCATTCAGTCAACGCCGCTGGCCCTTGACGGCGTGCTGTACTATTCGGGCTCCTACAGCCGAGTCTACGCGCTGGACGGCGCGACGGGCAAGACAATCTGGGCCTATGCGCCGGAACTCGACGAGGACCTGGTCTCCAAGCAGACGCACTCGCCATACAACCGCGGCATCGCCATCGGACACGGCAATCTCTACGTCGGCACGGTCGATGGGCGGCTGATCGCGCTCGATCTGAAGACCGGCAAGCCGGTGTGGGATACGAAGCTGCTGGATTCCAAGAAGATGACCGTCGGCTTCACCGGCGCGCCGCTGGTGGTCAAGGACAAGGTGATCATCGGCGCCCAGGGCGGCGAATGGCCCCATCGCGGACCGATCTTCGGCGTCGAAGGCAAGACCGGAGCGAAGAAATGGGAGTTCTTCACGGTCGCCGGTACCGAGGAGGCCATGAAGACCTGGGGTGGTGACTCCTGGCGGACCGGCGGCGGCGGCGGCTGGATGCCCGGAACCTATGACCCGGAAACCAATTCGGTGTGGTGGGGCACCGCCAACCCGGCACCGCTCTATGACTGGGCGGGCGCGGACTGGAAGAAGAGCGGACCGCGGCCGGGAGAGAATCTCTATACGACGTCGGTCATCGCGCTCGATCCCGATACTGGCAAGCTCAAATTCTACCACCAGGAGCTGCCGCACGATGCCTGGGACTTCGACTCTTCCGTCGGCGAGTTCGTCATGATCGACCGGGGCGGCAAGAAGCTCGTCGTGCACGCCAACAAGGGCGGACACATCTTCGTCTATGATCGTTCCAACGCCAAGATCGAGAACGTCTGGCAGCTGGTAAAGAACATCAACTTCGTCAAGAGCATCGATCCGAAGACCGGCGAACTGATCGGTCGCCGCGACCTCGCGGAAGGCAAGGCGGACCCGCCATTGTGCCCGGCAGTCATGGGCGGCATCAGCTGGAACTCTGGCGCCTACAGCCCGAAGAACGGGCTCTTCTACCGGATCGGGCAGGAGTGGTGCATGGAGATAACCGTCGAGAAGACTACGCCGATCCTGGAGCCGATGGCCCAGCTCCACATCGGCGCCACGTTCAAGCCTGTGGCGCCTCCGGACGGGCCAGCCCGTGGTCATCTTAGCGCCCGCGACCCGGTCACCGGCGAAAAGAAGTGGGAGATCAACTACAAGTACCCGCCGCTCGCCAGCGTTCTCGCCACTGCGGGCAATCTGGTATTCGTGCCCGACGCCGAAGGCATCGTGCACGCCTACAATGCGGACACCGGCGAAGAGCTCTGGTCGCGCAACAACGGCATCGGGCATAATGCCGGTATCATCAGCTACATGGCCGGTGGCAAGCAGTACATCGCCGTACCGGCGGGCTGGGGAACCCTGGTAAGCGACGAATTTGTCGCGCTCTTTGGCGAGCCGTTCAAGAGCATGACGAAGAATACCGGTGCCCTGATTGTCTTCGCGCTCAGACAGTGACGATGGCGTGGGCGGCAGGGATCCATCTTCCTTGCCGCCCTTGCGGTCAATTCGTTGCCGCCCTTGCGGTCAATTCGTTGCCGCTCTTGCGGTCAATTCGTTGCCGCTCTTGCGGTCAATTCGTTGCCGCTCTTGCGGTCAATTCGTTGCCGCTCTTGCGGTCAATACGGATACTGGAATGCGAATACCGTTCGTAATTGTTGCTTCCCTGGCCATCGTCTGGCCATGGCTGCCGACCGCCTCGTTTGCCCAACAGTCCATCCCAGCGGGCGCTGCAAATCCGCTGCCGCAAGCCGAAGCCTCGCCGGACGACATCGAAGGCGGGAAAATGTTCGCAACCACCTGCGGCTTTTGTCACGTGGATGGCGGCCGCCATGCTGGCAAAGGTCCGAAGCTGTCGAAGTCCGAGCGTAGCGACGAGTACATCATCGAGCGTATCAAGAAGGGTAAGGCGGGCGCCATGCCCGCGTATGGCGGGGTGTTCAGTGACGGCCAGATCATCGCCATCCTGGCCTACATTCGAGGCCTCGATGACTAGGGCGTTTTCCGCAGCCTGGAAACCGCGATGTCGTCTCATCAGATACGCGGCAAGCCTCTCACTGCTGGTGCTCTGCAACGCTTCGGCGGATGCCCGCTCGCTGGAAGCCGTCATCGAGCGCGGCGCGTTGACGCTCTGCGCCAGCCCCAACGCGCTGCCATTTGCGAGCAAGACCGGACCGGTCCCCGGATTTCAGATCGAGCTCGGCGAGAAAATTGCCGAGCAGCTCGGTGTCAAGCTGACGCGGGAGTGGGTGGTCAGCGCGATCCAGTATCGCCGTGCCGACTGCGACCTCGTGCTCGACGTCATCGCCCGCAAGGATACACCGCCCGCCGGCGGTGTGCAGGTATCGCGCCCCTATCATCGCAGCGGCGTCGTGCTCGCGGTGCGGGGGGATTCGCCGGCGTCGTCGCTGGCAAGTCTCGGTTCCGATCAGCGGGTCGGGGTGCCGGTCGGCTCGCTGGTCTCCATGACGCTCGCCAAGGGCGGCGCCGCCACGTCTCCGTTCGGATACGAGGACGATATTGTCGCAGCGTTGGCCAATCGCGAGATCGAGGCGGCTGCCGTCACACCGATGACGGTCGGTTGGTTCAACCTGCA contains these protein-coding regions:
- a CDS encoding AAA family ATPase is translated as MLPLIGRDEEMELLLSRWKRAKGGEGQVVLLSGEAGIGKSRLTVALLEQLAREPHIRVRCFCSPQHTDSTLYPVIGEMLRAARFAHDDSQQVKRDKLDALLAQSSTPPQDAALFAELLSLPNDGRYPAVEAEPQLRRQKTLKALASQIETLARINPVLVIFEDAHWADPTSLELFARTADLAVSHRLLILVTFRPEFRPPLTGRPHVTELTLNRLAPRDIDFLIEGVVGNRSLPAGIRQDIIERTDGIPLFAEEMTKAVLDAEGESDVQRTFAGTPTPVVAVPASLQASLMSRLDRLGPAKDIAQVGAAIGRAFSHMLLAALVRKPKEELDSDLERLVAAGLLFRHGTPPHASYLFKHALVQDVAYNTLLREPRRALHARIAEILESQFPEIADSQPELLARHYTKADLIEKSARLWGKAGQRSQERSALIEAAEQLDQALAQIATLPSTPDLRREQIILQVALLNTLMHVKGYGAPETKTAVAQARAFIEQAEQLGESPDDPSLLLSTLFGQWIVNFINFNGDVARELAARFLALGENEGAAVPRMIGHRTMASTLALRGDLVGAKVHYNEALALYRPAEHRRLMTRFGQDLRVTCLAFRSMASWLLGYPQAALNDADCALMEARQIDHAATLMFTLNFPILVNTYCGNYHAANTHLKELVALAEEKSAPFRKAEGVLRRGYILTLTGAAKAVETVSTGIDLWRSAGSTIFTPEQEFMLAIAHADSGQFDDAWRCVGNAMTAMRETKERWCEAEVHRVAGEIALRWPQRDEAKAQAYFEHSLAIARAQHAKSWELRAATSSARLLNCQGKRKMARDLLAPIYDWFTEGFDTSDLRKAKALLGEIS
- a CDS encoding J domain-containing protein, whose amino-acid sequence is MKTLYDIVGALPDDDAEDLRVAFRKAVKANHPDLNPGNPEAAHTFRRIVRANAILSDQRQREAYDRLLEAARRQQRQKPKRSAFAAAIRRLGVDAMASAVAATVFIGGYLLLKPVERLPLASAAVTEISRYEPVQTVAGRSTELSSQERASPGDKLEDVGADLNPQDLKEPTKVASVSPAVTTGSASAARDVVPTTDSKPKDVKYYRERGSSAYRSGDLYIALANFDLAIQQDPACSDCYVDRGIVLHRMGDQKGAFSDVAEAKRIDALSRSKPVSDAGTR
- a CDS encoding amidohydrolase, whose translation is MPIIDSQVHAYEANSPKRPWHTVPNWPDHVTGDEMVAAMDKVGVDGAIFISAFSLYRYDASYAVEVQRAHPGRLAIVKPVDPDDAGVADVVAEWKKTPGAVGIRIMLRKEAARAPDDPGLDRIARAAVRHDFPVNLLCWDNLDAGRVLIDRHPDTRFIIDHLGILQPRVPPAPPEPWADLPKVLDLARRPNAVIKVSGACTLSREPYPYPDIWDPLARVFDAWGFDRCLWGTDWTRAFAVVNYEQAVEPFLKTSRLSDTERAMLMGGACARAYGWWPKKG
- a CDS encoding ABC transporter ATP-binding protein codes for the protein MHEPAGRFGDDVILSVEDLAVHFPVGGGLLGGGRRLLRAVDGIDLELKRGECLGLVGESGCGKSTVALSILGLQMPTRGRIVLDGQVVTGRQSGDRKALARIVQIVFQDPYASLNPRQTVRRTLEAPLRLHGVTAKSEIEERVATMLRHVGLRPEQAGRYPHEFSGGQRQRIGIARALILNPKIVICDEPVSALDVSIRAQIINLLLELKETLGLSYIMISHDLGVVEHMSDRVAVMYLGRIVETGDWREIFERPAHPYTRTLIAAIPDPLRHAPLATTKGELPNPLSPPEGCAFSPRCRYAEAVCHREPVPPLETRPDGHSVRCWRADEIAGQTALASH
- a CDS encoding ABC transporter ATP-binding protein codes for the protein MTGPPLIEVEDLRIDLDVGSSHVAAVEDVSFRIDRGETFGLVGESGSGKSITALALIGLLRQPLSIGAGAIRFEGREIQGLPAAEQRALRGHRIAMIFQEPMTALNPVSPVGRQIAEMFVLHKGKSWREANQLAVEALASVRVPAPERRVNDYPHQLSGGMRQRVMIAIALACGPDLLIADEPTTALDVTVQAEIIELMRNLCAERGTAILMISHDLGLVANVCRRVAVMYAGRIVEERGSADIFRACAHPYTQGLVDSLPRLGSRAALGRTRLREIAGVVPAIADFPSGCRFNPRCTRATDICRTTAPETTLLGAGGFVRCHHHA